One part of the Conexibacter woesei Iso977N genome encodes these proteins:
- a CDS encoding TetR/AcrR family transcriptional regulator, protein MTTSKGTRLSPDARREQLVELGLELLGRTPQEQVSIEAIARAAGISKGLLYHYFPTKSDFVVAVLRRSRAELERRMALPASAVGLTIGERLDASIDGFLGYVSEHAIGFEAIARARGGEDEQVKAVIAENRGKQVDAMVVFAAALAQSDRSAIETPALRVALEGWLAFCEGVVGQWLARPGQIERPAVRHLIRANLLGVLQAAAALDDPANPAPARLAHAAAALQLQPAGPLAV, encoded by the coding sequence GTGACGACCTCGAAGGGGACGCGTCTGTCGCCGGATGCCCGGCGGGAGCAGCTCGTGGAGCTGGGGCTGGAGCTGCTCGGGCGGACGCCGCAGGAGCAGGTGAGCATCGAGGCGATCGCGCGGGCTGCCGGGATCTCGAAGGGGTTGTTGTACCACTACTTCCCGACGAAGTCGGACTTCGTGGTCGCGGTGCTGCGGCGGTCGCGTGCGGAGCTGGAGCGGCGGATGGCGCTGCCGGCCTCGGCGGTCGGGCTGACGATCGGCGAGCGGCTGGACGCCTCGATCGACGGCTTCCTCGGCTACGTCTCCGAGCACGCGATCGGCTTCGAGGCGATCGCGCGCGCACGCGGCGGGGAGGACGAGCAGGTCAAGGCCGTCATCGCCGAGAACCGCGGCAAGCAGGTCGACGCGATGGTCGTCTTCGCCGCAGCGCTCGCACAGTCCGACCGATCAGCGATCGAGACCCCGGCACTGCGCGTCGCGCTCGAGGGCTGGCTGGCGTTCTGCGAGGGCGTCGTCGGCCAGTGGCTCGCGCGGCCCGGCCAGATCGAGCGTCCCGCCGTCCGCCACCTGATCCGCGCCAACCTGCTCGGCGTCCTCCAGGCCGCCGCCGCACTGGACGACCCGGCCAACCCGGCGCCGGCGCGCCTCGCGCACGCCGCCGCCGCGTTGCAACTCCAGCCCGCCGGCCCGCTCGCCGTCTAG